TTGGTTTGCAGCTGATTTCCTTCTACATCGGTAACCTGAAACCCTCCGACAAATCCGCCGAAGATCTTCGGGCCATGGGTATGCTCGATATGCAGACCTACACCCAGTTGCAGGCTGCGGATGCCATGCGGGATGCTGCTCAGAACCCCAATGGCGGGGCTGGCCTCACCGCTGGGATTGGCGCTGGGATGGGTATTGGTAATGTCCTCAGCTCCACGCTCAATAATCAGATGCAAAATGGCGGCCAGGCTGCACCCGCAGCGAATGGCTCTGTGATGCCCGATGTGATGACCCCCGCCGAAGCGGCCACCTTCCTGAAGGTTTCTGCAGAGGATGTGGTGGCAGCCATCGAAGCCGGCGACCTCAAAGCCCGCAAAATCGGGAACGCCTTCCGCATTAGCAAAGATGCCCTCAATGATTTCTTGAAAGGCTAATCCTTTTCCAGTCAAAAACATGGGTGCTTGAGATGATCAAGCACCCTTTTTTGGTTAAATTGCTAGAAGCCTTAACCTTATGTGAATAGCCCTCATGGTATAATTTTTTTAACAACATATTAACAACGAGAGTGACATGAGGCTTCACGAATACCAATCTAAAGATATTTTTGCCCAACATCATATACCCATACCAAGAGGACGTTTGGCTTCCACACCCGAGGAAGCCAAATTAATTGCAGAGGAACTTAACGGGACTGTCGTACTAAAAGCCCAAGTTTTAATCGGCGGCAGGGGGAAAGCAGGCGGCATCAGACTGGTTCATTCACCAAGAGAAGCAGAAGAAGAAGCATCCAAGATCCTGGGAAACCGGATCAAAGATATTCCTGTCCGGCGTCTATTGGTGGAGGAAGGCGTCAGCATTCAGCAAGAAATTTACCTAGGCATGACTATTGACCGCGAACGCGGTGAAACGGTCATGATCGCCAGCGCTGAAGGCGGCATCGATATTGAAGAAGTCGCCCGCGTCTCACCGGAAAAGATCGCCCGGGTCGGGATCAATCCGCTACTGGGTCTGCGGGATTTCCAAATCCGCAACCTGGCCGCAGAGATCGAAATCCCCCGTAACCTCTGGCGTTCCTTCATCTCCATTTGCCAAAATCTTTATGAGGCTTATCTGGAACTGGACGCTACCCTGGCTGAGATCAATCCCCTGGTAATCACGCTGGATCAGCACATTATTGCGCTGGATGGCAAGATCATTGTGGATGACAACGCCCTTTTCCGTCACACGGACCTGATGGATAAGCGGGACATCTCAGCGGAAGTACCCGAAGAAACCGAAGCCCGAAAATTCGGCCTGGCCTATATCAAGCTGGACGGCAATATCGGCTGTCTGGTTAACGGCGCCGGGCTGGCAATGGCTTCGATGGACATCATCAAACATAAAGGTGGAATGCCTGCGAATTTTCTGGATATCGGCGGAGGAGCTAGCGCAGAAAAAGTCGCTGCTGCCCTGCGGATTATCCTCTCTGACCCCCAGGTACAAACCGTTCTGATTAACATCTTTGGCGGGATCACCCGCTGCGATGAAGTCGCCAGTGGGATTAAACAAACCCTAGAAGAACTCCAGCCCGAAGTACCGTTTGTCATTCGCCTGGTTGGAACCAATGATTCTAAAGGCCGGCAGATCCTTGCTGAGGCCAACCTTAACACGGCA
This Chloroflexota bacterium DNA region includes the following protein-coding sequences:
- the sucC gene encoding ADP-forming succinate--CoA ligase subunit beta; its protein translation is MRLHEYQSKDIFAQHHIPIPRGRLASTPEEAKLIAEELNGTVVLKAQVLIGGRGKAGGIRLVHSPREAEEEASKILGNRIKDIPVRRLLVEEGVSIQQEIYLGMTIDRERGETVMIASAEGGIDIEEVARVSPEKIARVGINPLLGLRDFQIRNLAAEIEIPRNLWRSFISICQNLYEAYLELDATLAEINPLVITLDQHIIALDGKIIVDDNALFRHTDLMDKRDISAEVPEETEARKFGLAYIKLDGNIGCLVNGAGLAMASMDIIKHKGGMPANFLDIGGGASAEKVAAALRIILSDPQVQTVLINIFGGITRCDEVASGIKQTLEELQPEVPFVIRLVGTNDSKGRQILAEANLNTAESLQEAAEKAVHLSKEVA